From Sceloporus undulatus isolate JIND9_A2432 ecotype Alabama chromosome 6, SceUnd_v1.1, whole genome shotgun sequence, one genomic window encodes:
- the LOC121932389 gene encoding claudin-4-like — protein MVSAGFQIMGMALSVLGWIGAIITCALPMWKVTAFIGTNIVTAQITWEGLWMNCVVQSTGQMQCKVYDSMLALPQDIQTARALMVISVLIALLALMVGIAGAKCTNCVEDEDTKARIMIVSGAVFLASGILCLIPVCWSANTIIREFYSPLVGEMQKRELGASLYIGWASAALLLLGGSLLCCNCPKKDGNNYSARYTAAASQPRSDYPSKNYV, from the coding sequence ATGGTGTCTGCTGGTTTCCAGATTATGGGCATGGCCCTATCGGTGCTGGGCTGGATTGGAGCAATCATTACCTGTGCTCTGCCCATGTGGAAAGTCACAGCTTTTATTGGTACCAATATTGTGACTGCTCAGATCACCTGGGAGGGGCTGTGGATGAACTGTGTGGTGCAGAGCACAGGCCAGATGCAATGCAAAGTCTATGATTCCATGCTGGCCTTGCCCCAAGATATCCAAACAGCTCGGGCACTGATGGTCATCTCTGTTCTCATAGCTCTCCTGGCCTTGATGGTTGGCATTGCGGGGGCCAAGTGCACCAACTGCGTGGAGGATGAGGATACCAAGGCACGTATCATGATTGTCTCTGGTGCTGTCTTTTTGGCCTCTGGGATCCTCTGCCTCATCCCTGTGTGCTGGTCAGCCAACACCATCATCCGTGAATTCTACAGCCCATTGGTGGGTGAGATGCAAAAGAGAGAGCTGGGAGCATCCCTCTACATTGGTTGGGCATCCGCGGCCTTGCTCCTCCTTGGAGGGTCACTGCTGTGCTGCAATTGCCCCAAGAAAGACGGCAACAACTACAGTGCCCGGTACACCGCAGCTGCCTCTCAACCCAGAAGCGATTACCCCAGCAAGAACTATGTCTAG